The genomic interval TCTTTTCTAAGATTGCACGGAGTAAATTTCGATTATACGGTTGCTTCTTGATGGTATGCGAAAAGAATAGGAACTTTTTCTGTGGAATTAAATCTGAAATATTCACTTCCTTCACTCCCATGATTATATCGCAATCCGACAAATCCTTCACCACTTCAATTCCTTCTGCACTGTATTCTTCATCCTTGAAAGCACGAACTTCGCTTTCTTGCACAAAAACTTTAACCTGAGGAAACTTCATCTCAACCAACTTACACTGCTTTGGCGTGAGTGGAACTCGCTTATCAGGAGGTGTTTTTCCTTCTCTGATGATGCCTAATTTCACTTGATTCATGTTTCTTTATTTAATATTCTTTTAATGGTTCTGAAAGTAGAAAATTATCAATAAATTCTCTTACAACTCCAGCTCCACCATTTTTTGTTAATACAATATCTACTTCCTTTTTCACTTCTTGAACTGCATCTTTGGGACAAGCGCTCAATCCTATTTCACGCATGATTGATAAGTCATTAATATCGTCGCCAATCATTGCTACTTGGCTCAAAGAAATGGATAATTCTTCACACCATTGTCTTAGAATCGTTATTTTCTGATCCCGACCAACATAAACATGTTTGATATTTAGGACTTCAGCTCTATTCAAAACCATTTTATCCGTAAATGCAGATGAAATAATTGCACATAACAATCCTTTTTCCTGAGCTTTCATGATACCCATTCCATCTTTGGCATTGTATTTTTTCATCTGATCACCAGATTCTGCAAAATACATCCCAGCATCCGTCATAACACCATCAACATCCAAAATCAATAATTTGATTTTTTCGATTTTCGATTTTAAATGATCAAAGACAAACAATGGTTTGAACAACAAAGAATAGAAATCCACTTCATATTCTTCAGCAACAGCCTCCAAATCTAGAATAGACAATTCAGTGACCCCATCGACATCAAAATCTTTCAGCATTTCATAAAAATCAACGCCGAACTTGGCACAAAGGCCTTTTATATTTTGCTCTAAAAACAAGATTACACCATTTTATAGCCAACGCTTGAAGCAATTGGACTGAGAGTTTGTAATAATTGCTTGAATTCTTCGTGATTCAACTGCTGAGAAGCATCAGACTTAGCAACTTTAGGATTTGGGTGAACTTCCACCAACAATCCATTTACCCCTAAAGCGATACAAGCTCGTGACAATCCAGCCACACCGTAAGCATAACCCATTGCATGGCTTGGATCCAAAATCACGGGAAGATTCGTGTAATGTTTCAACCATTCTACTCCACACAAATCCAAGGTAAATCGCGTTCCAGTTTCAAACGTTCTGATTCCTCTTTCACATAGAACTACATTTTCATTTCCGCCTGAAAGCACAAATTCAGCCGCCTGAACAAACTCTTGTAAAGTGGATCCAAAACCTCGTTTAATTAAAACGGTTTTTTGAGTTTTCGAACAAGCACGTAAAATTCCTTGATCGTACATTGCTTTTGCTCCAACCTGGATCACATCTGCGTGTTCAATAATTTCATCAATATGTGTTGCATCTCTCGCTTCCGTAACCACTGAAAAACCGTATTCTTCACGCATTTTCGAAAGCAATTTTAATCCTTCCAATCCCAATCCTTGGAAACTATACGGACTTGTCCTTGGCTTGTAACAACCTCCACGAAGCGATGTCAAGCCTAAAGACTTCAATAATTCAGAAGATTCTCTGATTTGCTCTTCAGATTCAACAGAACATGGTCCAGAAATTACAATGGTATTTCCAGATTTTCCACCTACGGTTACATTACCAATCTTTACTTCTCTCGTTTCTGAACGGTAATCCCGAGATGCCAATTGCATATCGTTTGGAAATACCCAATGCTCGTCTGTGAAATTCTCAAGTCCAGCAGGAATCTCCTTTACACCTGAACCCGTTACAAGAACATTTACTCCTTGAGAAACCAAGTGAAACGCTTTGTTTTCCGCCGCTAATTTTGCTGCATCAGTTGAATTGACTGATTTTTTTAAATGAATGATCATATTTCCCCTTTAATCAGGTTTACGAATGTTAAAATCCCTTTTGCTTTATTCCCACTATCAACAACTGGCAAATAAAGAATTGGGAACGAATATTTTTTGATTTGTTGTAGTAAGTCGTTTACGGTTGCTGTTTCTTGAATCACCAATGGTTTCCCGTTCATGATTTCAGAAATACTTTCTTGGTTGAGATTCCCTTTTGTACGGATCAGGCTTTTGCGAATATCAGCATTGGAAATCAATCCTTTTAAATCAGCTGATTTGTTGATTACCAAGGCAAATCCTAATTTACCATCTTCAACTGCATTTAAAACTTCCAATACCGAAGAGTTTTCATCAATTACAGGAGATTCTGACAATGGAATCATGAAATCTTTCACCACAAACTGAGAATCTACATTTCGTTTGGTCAAATCCATCAACGCATGTCCAACACTTGGAGCATTGAATAAATAGGATCCAGAAACGGAAGTATGAACTCCCATATTTCTCAGAATAAATGAAACTTCTCCATTTACTCCGCCATCTACATGAACTGATTTTGAAGGATATTTGTGTTGAAAATCACGAATTTTCTTAAAATTAACCGCATCAAAAACACCTCCACTTTGACCTGGAACAGTTGCCATCATCAGAATGAAATCAAAATTGCCGTATTTATCAAATGACTCAACAGAAGTTGGAGTGATAATTCCCAATCCTTTTTTTCCTGTGATATCTGAAGGAATAACCAATTCTTCTTCCAAATCTTCTAATTGAAAAGTAACGTATTCAACTGGAACCTCTCTCAATAAATCATAATATTTCGAAGGATTTTTGGTAATAATATGCAAGTCGATTGGAATATTACACCACGATCGAATTTGGCGTATATCATCAAAAACACTTGGATTGTCATTGCAATCAACATGTAGCAAATCGACATGATGTGCAGCTAAATCTTGAATTGTTTCCGACAGGTCCCGTTTCTTATCCGAATAAATCGAAGCAGATATTCTCATGAAACAAAAATAGCGAAAGAATTCCCTTTAGAAGACATAATGAAAGAATGATATTAACAGAATCCACCCAAAAGTTGATCAATATTTTAACAACTGGTTTTATTTGCCACGTCTAAAGTGAAAATAAAAATCAACTCACTTTTTGAGACAAAAAGCGTTTTGCTTGTGAAGGAGTTGGCAAAGCACAAAAACTTGGGGCCAATCGCATTCTTCTTTTAGCAATCATGCTGTAAATTCCATCCCGAATGAATCGTGGACAAATCCAGCCTACCTTTCCCAAAGTGAATGGAAAACGCAAATAATTCAAAACCTTAAGCGCTGCTGTGGAGCGTTTATTCAATTTATTTCCGTCCCAAAAATAAAATGTTGACAGATCAATTTCAGTTATTCCTAAGTCCTTGAAAAATACTTTTGCAAAATCATTTTGAAGTGCACAAAAATGGATTTCAGAATTTTTCTCCTTATTCAGAACAAACTGAACCGTTTTATTGCAAAATCCGCAATCTCCATCATAAAAAATTATTGGTTTGTCCATCAGAACAAAGATACTAAATAGAAGGAGAATCGTATTTTTGAGGAAAGAAGATAAAAAAAACAAGAGGAAGAGGAGTTAAGTAATCTCTGCAGCCTTCTTTTCTTTGCTGTAAATAGAACAGAAATATTGAACCGCAAAGAGTGAAAGAGCGCAAAGGCTTAAAAAATTTCCTCTTATCAACTAAATTATAAAACAAGTATAAAAATGAATTTTGGAATTTTACTTTCTGGCTGTGGTGTTTATGATGGTGCAGAAATTCAGGAAGCTGTATTGAGTATGTTAGCCGTATCCGAGTTGGGCGATTCTTATACATGTATTGGTGTAAATGCCGATCAATTTCATGTAATCAATCACCTAACAGGAGAGCCAATGAACGAATCTCGTAATATGCTTGTGGAAGCTGCAAGAATTGCGCGGGGAAACATTGTTCCCATTCAAGATATTCAACCACGAGATATTGATGCATTAATTATTCCAGGTGGATTTGGTAGCGCTAAAAACTTCACCAAATGGGCTTTTGACGGTCCAGATGGAACTATTTTACCCGAAGTGAAGTTATTAATTGTAAACCTTGTAAATATTGGAAAACCAATTGCAGCTTTATGCGTGAGTCCAGTTGTTGTTGCCAAAGCACTAGAAGGTTCAACTATTCATCCATCTTTGACTTTAGGCACAACTACAGAATCTTCTCCTTATGATATAGAAGCATTTTCTCAAGGATTGCAAAAAACGGGCGCAGAAACGACTTACAAAACCATACACGAAATCCACGTGGATAAAGTCAATAAAATCATCACTGCTCCATGTTATATGATGGATGCATCAATCAGCGATGTGTGGAAAAATATCCGAGAAGCAATCACTGAATTGAAAAAATTAGCAACTATATGATTCCAAATTACAACGAACGTGCTGCAACTTACAAAGTTACTGTAAATCAACTCAATAAAAAACTTCAGCTCATTGGTTGGTCGAGATTAATTGTTCTAGTAATTTCAGCAACCTGCTTTTACTTTTCAAGAGATGAAAATGGAATTCCATTTCTAATTGGTGCCATTCTCTCCTTGGGTCTCTTTTCCTATTTGATCAATATTCATTTCAAAACAAAACGAAAACGTCAAGTTGCTTTGACTTATTTGTGGTTAAACAATTCTGAACGAGCATTTATCGATGAATCGAAACCCTATTACGAAGATGGAAATGAATTTTTAGACACCAAACATCCTTATTCGTTTGATATTGATCTATTCGGGCCTCATTCCTTGTTCCAGCATTTAAACAGAACATCTACTGTGATCGGAAGCGAAAAACTCGCTCAGTCATTGCTTCAAACTCAAAGTAAAGAATCGTTAAACAAGACGCAAGAAGCAATCCAAGAAATTTCAGAAGATTTAGAATGGAGACAAGCGTTTCAAGTCTATGCACGATTGGGAAAAGACAGCCAAGAAATCAGAAATTACATCGATCATTGGCAAGATTCCAAGCAATCTATTTCAATTCTAGCCATTATTCTAGCGTTTATCATTCCTGCTCTCGGATTAACAAGTATGATTCTTCTTTGGCAAACAGGAAAAGTGTATTGGTTTAACGTTGGAGTATTTCTTTTCACCGCAAACATGCTTCTCTTTGGAGCTATTTCCGGAAAAATTAGGAAAGAAATTGGAAAAACAGAACGCATCGGAGCCGCTCTTTTAGCTTACAGTGAAATGCTTCAACTCATTGAAAATCGGGTTTGGAAATCTGCTAGACTTCAAGAGATTCATTCGAAAGTTCATTCTAAAAATCAAGCGGCAAGTGCTTTATTGAAAGAATCATCTCGGATTTATGAAAATATGGACAGTATCAACAATGGCATGGCTGTTTTTATGTTGAACGGAACCATTCAATTTCATGTTCACGTTTTTAGATCATTGGTGAAATGGAAAAAAAATCACCGAGAATCTATCAATCAATGGATTGAGCAGATTGCAGAAATCGAAAGCTTACTCTCATTCAGTAATTTCAGTGTAAATAATCCAGAGTACACATTTCCCAATTTACAAAATGAATCCATTTTCTTTGAAGAATTAGGCCATCCTTTACTTTCGAAATCAATCCGGGTTTCCAATTCTATTGATTTTAGTCAAGAGCGATTTGTGATTTTAACAGGATCCAATATGTCAGGTAAAAGTACCTTTTTGCGAACCTTGGGAATTGGAATTATCTTATCCAATGCTGGTTCGGTTATTCCTGCAAAAAGTGCAAACTTCTCTCCACTTCCTCTCCTTGTATCCATGCGTTTAAGCGATTCTTTGGAAGAAAGTACTTCCTACTTTTTCTCGGAAGTAAAACGCTTAAAATTGATTATTGACAATTTAAAAAATGGTCCTGCTTTTGTGCTTCTAGACGAAATTTTGAGAGGAACGAATTCGGATGACAAGCAAAATGGAACCATCGGAATCGTTGAACAAATGGTTCGTTTGGGTGCCCTTGGAATGATTGCAACACATGATTTAGAAGTTTGCGAAACCACAAATTTGCATCCGACGTATTTAAAGAACAAATGCTTTGAAGTAGAAATTCGAGACAACGATTTGTTTTTTGATTACAAACTTCGGAATGGTATTTGTCAGAACAAGAGTGCAACATTTATCATGAAAAAATACCAAGTCATTTGAAAGCAAGAGCAAACATCGTCATAGCAATCTTATTCCCGCTGGTTGGGTTTTCACAATTAAGTGATATCACAGAGAAAATAACCGAAAACAAAGGAAATCTGAATGCTTACATTCATGAACCTGCTAAAAAAACAACGAAGCAAGTTCCTTTAGTATTGGTTCTTCATGGCTGTAATCAAGATGCGGATGAAATAGCGCGAAGTTCAGGTTGGAACGAACTGGCAGACAATCTTGGATTCTATGTCCTTTATCCTGAACAACGTGGAGTGAATAATATGATTAAATGCTTTAACTGGTTTTTGGAAAATGATCAAGAAAAAGACAAGGGAGAGATTGCAAGTATTCATGAAATGGTTCAATACGCCGTTTCGACTTACCAAATAGATGAATCCCGCATTTACATTTACGGAGTGAGTGCTGGCGCTGCAATGAGCGTGAATTACATGGCTTGCTATCCAAACACCATTAAATCTGGAGCAATTTTGGCTGGAACTGCATATAAACAAGTAGACTCTCCTATGAAATCATTTTCAGAGATGCGCGAACCAACCGTTTTTAGTGACGAGAATTTACGTCAAAAGATCTATTCGCAAGATTCCTTGTACAAAGGAGCGTTCCCACAACTCATCATTATCCATGGAAATGACGACAAAGTGGTGAATTATGGAAACGGCGAAGTTTTGCTCAAACAATGGAAAACTGTCACTAAAGTCGTTTCAGAAAGCACTAAAAATGTGAATATCAATGTAAATTCTCCCAAAATAACGCGAACAGATTACAAAGATTCGAAAAACAATTCCGTCATTATTTTCTATACAGCCGATAAATGGGGACATTATTTAATGATTGATCCAGGACCAAGTCCAAAACAAGGAGGTGAAGTAACCAAATATGCGAAAGATGGCGATTTCTTCAGTACGTATGAACTAGCGAAAGATTGGAATTTGGTTCCCTAGTTATAAGAAGTTATCAACCCCTGATTTAATTCAAAAAGCTGATATTTAAAGCCATAGCCTGAATCAAGCAAACAATTCGTTCTTATTCTGTTAATATTTATAGCGAAAAAAGACTGGTTTTTTGATGAATCCATGTACTTTTGCACCAAAATAAGTTAGCCATTAGGCGAAACAATAAAGACATTTTATGAACGAATTTGGTAAACGAGGAAAAAATGCCGATTTGAAAGCAACAATCGGATTAGAAAATCTCGGTAACGTATTCTGGAATTTAACACCAGCTGAGTTAGTAGAGGATACTATTATCGGAGGTCAAGGTGTTTTAACAGACACTGGCGCAATCGCAATTGAAACAGGTGAGTTTACTGGTAGATCTCCAAAAGATCGCTTTGTTGTTCGCGATGCAAATACTGAAAACAGTGTTTGGTGGGGGGATGTAAATATTGCTGTTTCTACAGAGCAATTTGATGCATTATACAACCGCATGAAGTCTTATTTGATTGACAAAGACATGTATGTTCGTGATGCTTATGCGTGTGCTGATGACAAATTCAGAATGAACATCCGTGTGACAACTGAATTCCCTTGGTCAAATATGTTTGCTTACAATATGTTCTTGCGCCCAACGGATGCTGAAATTGAAGAGTTTGATGCTGAATGGAACATTGTTTGTGCTCCAGGGTTCAAAGCAGATCCAGCGATTGATGGAACTCGTCAGGCGAACTTCGCTATTTTAAATTTCACACGTAAAATGATCATTATTGGTGGTACAGGATATACAGGTGAAATCAAAAAAGGTATTTTCTCTGTATTGAATTACGTATTACCACACGAAAAGAATGTACTTTCTATGCACTGTTCCGCAAACGTAGGCGAAGCTGGAGATACTGCCATTTTCTTCGGATTATCTGGAACAGGAAAAACAACCTTGTCTTCTGATCCGAATCGCCGTTTAATTGGTGATGATGAGCATGGTTGGTCAGACAATACAGTATTCAACTTCGAAGGTGGTTGTTACGCAAAAACAATCGATTTATCGAAAGAAAAAGAGCCTCAAATTTATGATGCAATTAAATTCGGTGCGATTTTAGAAAATATTGGTTTCCACGAAGGAACTTCTACTCCTGATTATACAGATGGATCAATTACAGAAAACACTCGTGTTTCTTACCCAATTGATTTCATTGACAATATCATGACTCCATCTATTGGATCGGGTCCAAAAAACATTTTCTTCTTAACAGCTGATGCATTTGGTGTATTGCCTCCAATCTCTCGTTTAACGAAAGAGCAAGCAATGTATCATTTCATGTCGGGTTACACAGCAAAAGTTGCTGGAACTGAAGTTGGTATTACTGAGCCAACAACAACATTCTCCGCTTGTTTTGGAAAAGCATTTTTACCGCTTCACCCTGCGAAATACGCAAAATTATTGGGTGAAAAATTAGAAGGAACAGATATCAAAGTTTGGTTAATCAACACTGGTTGGTCAGGTGGATCTTACGGAGTTGGAAGCAGAATGAAATTGTCTTACACACGTGCGATGATTACTGCTGCACTTACTGGAAAATTGGATAACGTATCATTTGAAACACTTCCTGTATTTGATTTATCATTCCCTACTTCTTGCCCAGAAGTTCCAAGCGAGATTTTGAACCCTCGTCAAACTTGGGCTGACAGAGCTGCTTATGATAAAACTGCTTCTAATTTGGCAGATCAATTCGTTAAAAACTTCGAGCAATATGCAACGGAAACTTCGGCTGATATTTTAGCTGCAGCACCGAAAGTGATTGCATAATCGGATTTGAATTTTATAGATGAAGGCTTCTCAAATTGAGGAGCCTTTTTTGTTTATCTATTTCCACATACCTTGGTGTGTTTTTATCCCACAGACGAGAACGGAAGTACACGGAAGACAATTTCTGTTTTTTAGAATTATAGCTTTCCTATTTCTGGAAAAAACTCGAAGAAAACCACCAAAAAAGGTTGAATAGAAGAAGATAATTGAGTAAGTTTATAATCATGAGAGCATTTCTTTTTTCACTGGCTTGTTTCTTTTCAATAGGTTCAAATGCCCAGCTCGATTTTAAAAAAATATCGGATAGTTCTTATGTATTTTCAACCTATCATACTTTTGATAGTGTTCGTTATTCGGCGCATGGATTCCTGAAGATTACAGACCTTGGAGTTGTGATGATTGATACACCTTGGGATTCACTTCAATTTCAACCCCTGCTCGATTCGATTAAAGTCAAGTTTCATCAATCAGTTATTTTGGTGGTTTCGACTCACTGGCACGAAGATAGAACTGCAGGACTCGATTATTATAATCAAAAAGGAATTTCAACTTACAGCACTTACGCGACTAAAAATTTGTGTGTCGAAAACCATCTTCCGCAAGCGAAATACACATTTGAAGGAGATACGACCTTTCGAATTGGAAATACGATTTTCGAAACCTATTATCCTGGCGCTGGACATTCTTCTGACAATATTGTGGTATACTTCCCAAAGGAAAAAATATTGGTTGGTGGTTGTTTCGTGAAATCCATTGAAGCAAAAGACTTGGGAAATCTCTCCGATGCAAATATTGGAATGTGGCCCATTGCTGCGAAAAATCTGATTAAGAAATATCCCAAAGTAAAAACGGTGATTCCTGGCCATCAAAAAATAAGTTCAGGTAAAAAAGCACTGAAATATACCTTGAAGCTTACAAAAGCGAAATACAAAGGACGAAAATTGGATAAGAAAAAGGCGAAACATTAAGATATGTCACACATATTCAAGCAACATCTTCAAAAATTCATCTCCGTTTCGGAGGAAGAATTTGAAGCGATATTAAGTTATTTCAAAACGATTCACGTTTCCAAGAAGGAAATATTACAGCAAGAAGGAAAAATTTGTCGGTGGCAATATTTTGTACTAACAGGATGTCTACGGAAATTCATGACAAATGAAAAGGGAGTTGAAGTGACTACCGAGTTCGCTATAGAAACTTGGTGGTTATCCGATAACAGATCTTTCGAGCTTCAGGCGGAAGCATTATTTAGTATTCAAGCTGTTGAAAACTCAGAAATCCTGACAATTGATTCTCAATCCATGGAGAAATTATACCAGGACTTCCCTATTATGGAAAGGTATTTTCGATTTGTTTATCAGCGTGCCTTTGCTGCCTACCAAATGCGTATCAAGTACCTATATACTTTTTCCAAAGAAGACTATTTTTTCCATTTTTATGATTCCTATCCTCAGTTTGCACAGCGTATCCCTCAATATCTACTTGCTTCTTTCTTAGGACTTACTCCAGAGTATTTAAGTGAACTCCGGAAAAAGAGAGTTACAGCGACAGATCGATAAAATTCCGACTTAGAGCATTCATCTTAGTAAACTTCAAAAGAGAGAATTGATTTCTTAAACCAGCTTAAGTTTTTTGGACTATTTGTTCCTGACCTTTGTTTCATCATATAAAAACAAAGAAATGGAAAATAGAATCAACATTTTAGAGACAGAACCAGCAGCTACAAAAGCAATGTACGGTCTGGCGGGTTACATTGAGAAAAGCGCATTGACAAAAACACATCAGGAATTAATCAAATTGCGGGCTTCACAAATCAATGGTTGTGCATTTTGCATTGATATGCACACAACAGACGCATTGAAACACGGCGAAACAACACAACGTATTGTTTTATTGAATGCTTGGAGAGAAGTGAGTGATTTGTACACCAAAGAAGAACGTATCGTTTTGGCATTAACTGATGCTGTAACGTTAATCCACCAAGAAGGAATTCCAACAGACCTTTACAAAGAAGCAAGTGAGACGTTTGATGATAATTATTTGGCACAGATTATTATGGCGATTGTAACGATTAATTCTTGGAATCGCATCGCGATTAGTGGATTGTTTCAACCAGCGAAATAAATAAATTGTAAAAAGTAAAAGCCTCTTATGATTGAAGGTGAATTTTTCATTGATTCTCTTGGTTATAAATCATCTGATTTTTACCAAAAGGTATAAAATAAAGTCAATAAATCTGATGAAGTCAAAATCAAAAAAGCCAGATTAATAAAGGATTTTAGTTCTTAGGGATAAGTGCAAGATTATCCACCTGTTACCAGGGTAAGTAATGAAGTCTCACAAAAAAAATCCCGTCTTTCAACGGGATTCTTCATTTTGTTATGGTAGCTAACAAATCAATCGAGATCTGTCACCAATTGGTGCTTCTCGATTAATTTCCTCAAATTAATCAATGCATAGCGCATTCTTCCCAATGCTGTATTGATTGAAATATTTTCTGCTTCAGCGATGTCTTTAAATGAAAGATCTTGGAAAATACGTTTCTCGATAATTTCTTTTTGACTTTCAGGCAAATGCTGAATCAACTGAATCATTTGTGACTCCAATTCGTCTTTGGAAATACTTTGTTCGATATTTAATTCATCCATTTTAAGGATTGAAAAAATATTGAAGTCATCACTCTTTGCACTACGCTCATTAATCATCTTCATACGTCCTTGTTTGCGGAAATAATCAATAACTAAGTTCTGAGCAATACGCATAGCCCAAGGTAAAAATTTACCTTCTTCATTGTAATTACCCAATTTCAATGTTTGGATAATCTTTACAAACGTTTCTTGAAAGATATCTTCAGCGATTTCTCGGTCGCGCAATTTGTGATAAATAG from Fluviicola taffensis DSM 16823 carries:
- a CDS encoding RNA polymerase sigma factor, whose product is MAMKFLDDQVLIHYYLEGDEKAFEVLLLRHKDKIFRSIYHKLRDREIAEDIFQETFVKIIQTLKLGNYNEEGKFLPWAMRIAQNLVIDYFRKQGRMKMINERSAKSDDFNIFSILKMDELNIEQSISKDELESQMIQLIQHLPESQKEIIEKRIFQDLSFKDIAEAENISINTALGRMRYALINLRKLIEKHQLVTDLD